One window of Papilio machaon chromosome 18, ilPapMach1.1, whole genome shotgun sequence genomic DNA carries:
- the LOC106707695 gene encoding FHF complex subunit HOOK interacting protein 2A-like produces the protein MLSRFSDVLQTAADVLAPPASRLEDFQYHWKMIIHFYQNYDDCNKIHIEDTRIPHHFHQMLQLIVDEEKEQQGGTVGPCLEAVVQRSICWLDALTALAAADRPPGARSLALTTGTALLRRTRQPCVNSAHVFRPLQRMLIQCNENPASPTEREEVELLLTLCGLVRKEPGLANIFTTPFVEDKSSLLSIPEDIQKLIPLKSKVQMPKKNPLFEVEMMPNPMRNISIVRNNSKEDSAVTKSNSSIADDNASCKSQKTVYEDNDKFLLIDLLLSYLNSADNQVVLRACEGIMIVSSLPEDDIANLVTSCSPVCETIIDKLAEKYKSIPPHVDPNDVDHLNITWAYVAQDFGDKGYNKFNGYRELTSFFSWLDYCDTLMKECHPSIAAHLSRTFRAQFLEAAGELALGSARSATLAAALLAKCLRVVDSQELINEFSNWLVGEGEMLEWPLLLSLINNCLSEDHDLTLETLRFFETIIEKGTEHSINRLVLSRVCSRGYYSPQPLLEDDERDRLNDLSLSRERERNREAMKQLQHEDHVNEQINDILQHEGVDTKEQPEMENIHRVINSFLLLLPRAVLSDPVGADYEHYIHDAQRHYQLWLEITSTFSWPTEHNIDNTASSTHSYDSRPEADIHLDEAFRPLHRTIDNKEPWLRDNGDTRDKTECFSQKLVIRSRDLTSSVTEEDFDEGPFFRMLFKLLSEMHLRPYQVNLHLTSIISKLALMPYPYLHEYLLNPMLPTAKKTQTLFKTLQDLAKKLTMEIPRIKNYKKVIENTRLQLMSEDPSYDESGDHNQLVESLIVLEEFCKELAAIAFVKYQHGMHMHR, from the exons ATGCTTAGCAGATTTTCCGATGTTTTACAAACCGCTGCGGACGTA CTTGCGCCACCGGCTTCTAGATTAGAGGACTTTCAATACCATTGGAAAATGATAATTCATTTCTATCAGAATTACGACGATTGCAATAAAATCCATATAGAAGATACAAGGATTCCTCATCATTTCCATCAGATGTTGCAG CTTATAGTAGATGAAGAGAAGGAACAGCAAGGTGGTACTGTTGGTCCATGCTTAGAGGCTGTAGTGCAGAGATCAATATGCTGGTTGGATGCTCTAACAGCACTTGCAGCGGCCGACAGACCACCTGGGGCAAGGTCACTAGCCTTGACCACTGGGACTGCGTTACTCAGACGGACAAGACAACCTTGTGTTAATAGTGCACATGTGTTTAGGCCTTTACAG AGGATGTTAATACAATGCAATGAAAATCCTGCTTCGCCTACAGAAAGAGAAGAAGTAGAACTATTACTGACTCTTTGTGGACTTGTCAGGAAAGAGCCCGGTCttgctaatatttttacaacaccATTTGTAGAAGATAAATCAAGTTTATTAAGCATACCTGAAGATATACAAAAACTTATACCGTTGAAAAGCAAAGTGCAAATGCCAAAAAAGAATCCGTTATTTGAAGTTGAAATGATGCCAAATCCTATGAGAAATATATCTATAGTTCGAAATAATTCTAAAGAAGATAGTGCGGTTACGAAATCTAATAGTTCTATTGCCGATGATAATGCATCATGTAAAAGTCAGAAAACGGTGTACGAGGATAATGATAAATTTCTATTGATTGATCTGTTGCTGTCTTATTTGAATAGTGCT GACAACCAAGTGGTCTTGCGAGCATGTGAGGGTATAATGATAGTTTCATCACTGCCGGAGGATGATATAGCCAACTTGGTGACAAGCTGCAGCCCAGTTTGTGAGACGATCATAGACAAACTGGCTGAGAAGTACAAGAGTATACCGCCACACGTTGATCCTAATGATGTAGACCATTTGAATATAACTTGGGC GTATGTAGCGCAAGATTTTGGTGACAAAGGTTACAATAAATTCAATGGCTACCGTGAACTGACAAGTTTCTTCTCGTGGCTCGACTACTGTGATACATTGATGAAG GAATGTCATCCATCTATCGCAGCACATTTGTCTAGAACATTCCGTGCGCAGTTCCTGGAGGCTGCAGGTGAGCTGGCACTGGGCAGTGCTCGCAGCGCCACATTGGCGGCCGCACTGCTCGCTAAGTGTCTACGTGTCGTTGATTCACAGGAATTAATCAATG AGTTCTCTAACTGGTTGGTTGGTGAAGGTGAGATGTTGGAATGGCCGCTGTTGTTGTCTCTCATTAACAACTGTTTAAGTGAAGATCATGATCTTACTTTGGAAACATTGAGATTTTTCGAG ACAATAATAGAGAAAGGAACAGAGCACAGTATCAACAGATTGGTACTTTCCCGTGTGTGTTCAAGAGGATACTATTCACCTCAGCCTCTTCTGGAAGATGACGAGAGAGATAGACTGAATGATCTGTCATTGTCTAGGGAGAGGGAGAGGAATAG GGAGGCGATGAAACAACTCCAGCATGAAGACCACGTCAATGAGCAGATCAATGACATCCTGCAGCATGAGGGAGTTGACACAAAAGAACAACCCGAGATGGAGAACATTCACAGAGTTATTAATAG TTTCCTGTTGCTGTTGCCGCGCGCTGTGCTGTCGGATCCCGTCGGCGCTGACTACGAGCATTACATACACGACGCTCAGAGACATTATCag ctcTGGCTAGAAATAACATCAACATTCAGTTGGCCAACGGAAcataatatagataatactGCAAGTTCCACACACAGCTATGATAGCAGGCCTGAGGCCGACATACATCTAGACGAGGCATTCAGACCTCTGCATCGGACCATAGATAATAAGGAGCCTTGGCTCAGAGACAACGGCGATACCAGAGACAAGACGGAATGTTTCTCACAAAAACTAGTCATTCGTTCACGAGATCTAACTTCATCGGTGACGGAAGAAGATTTCGATGAAGGTCCCTTCTTTAGAATGCTTTTTAAACTTCTCTCGGAAATGCATCTTCGACCATATCAAGTGAATTTGCACCTTACGTCTATAATATCAAAGTTGGCTTTGATGCCGTATCCATATTTACAtgagtatttattaaatcctATGTTACCTACCGCTAAAAAGACACAGACACTGTTCAAGACTTTACAAGATCTAGCTAAAAAGTTGACTATGGAGATCCCTCGgataaagaattataaaaaagtaattgaaaatacCAGACTTCAACTGATGAGTGAGGATCCTAGTTATGATGAgag CGGTGACCACAACCAACTAGTTGAAAGTTTAATAGTTCTAGAAGAGTTCTGCAAAGAACTGGCCGCTATCGCCTTCGTCAAATACCAGCATGGCATGCATATGCATAGATGA